A genome region from Indicator indicator isolate 239-I01 chromosome 24, UM_Iind_1.1, whole genome shotgun sequence includes the following:
- the ZFP64 gene encoding zinc finger protein 64, producing the protein MNPGGGGAAPTFPGPVQFPGGTTVLVELTPDIHICGICKQQFNNLDAFVGHKQSGCQLTSATAGATSTVQFVSEETVPSTPAQTAARTIASETQTITVSAPEFVFEHGYQTYLPSESSEPPAAAVVSTAPKARSRKSNSSLMQKKLNCCYPGCQFKTSYGMKDMERHLRTHTGDKPHKCEVCNKCFSRKDKLKMHMRSHTGVKPYKCKHCDYAAADSSSLNKHQRIHSNERPFKCQICPYASRNSSQLTVHLRSHTGDAPFQCQMCPAKFKINSDLKRHMRVHSGEKPYKCEFCEVRCAMKGNLKSHIRIKHNMENTLKCPECEFQCGNKTSLRHHIRTHQPEQPVKCSECNYSCSNKAALKVHERIHCKDRPFKCEFCSFDTKQRSNLTTHVRKAHGDKAKTKKQTVEKKEGDKPKQGGSRQVAKLDAKKAFKCDLCDASFVREDSLRSHKKQHSMYNGSKNNELAVLQLQMDPSRQTSAPITVSHLQVPLQAAQVSPYNEGRVKIIVGHQVPQTSNIVQTASVNVVPPTLVSQNQEDLSANSRLQLLGQVSLLAPPPPPISQSEAGPVAQPAVLLTTHDQSDGSALHQTLIPAAPVSSHEASANQAFITSSGISCSDLEGLNALIQEGATEVTVVSDGGQSITVSTSAPPPPIFSSSSHTEAPKQTYSIIQSGAHTALLCPADSIPD; encoded by the exons ATGAACCCCGGCGGCGGGGGGGCGGCGCCGACTTTCCCTGGGCCCGTGCAGT TTCCCGGTGGCACCACGGTGCTGGTGGAGCTCACCCCCGACATCCACATCTGTGGCATCTGCAAGCAGCAGTTCAATAACCTCGATGCCTTTGTTGGGCACAAGCAGAGCGGTTGCCAGCTCACTAGTGCAACGGCCGGGGCGACCAGTACGGTCCAGTTTGTGTCAGAAGAAACTGTGCCATCTACACCGGCACAAACAGCAGCCCGGACCATCGCTTCAGAGACCCAAACCATCACAG TTTCTGCACCAGAGTTTGTTTTTGAGCATGGCTATCAAACGTACCTGCCCAGTGAGAGCAGTgagccaccagctgctgctgttgtctcTACCGCACCAAAAGCACGTTCAAGAAAATCCAATTCCTCACTTATGCAGAAGAAATTAAACTGCTGCTATCCAG GTTGCCAGTTCAAGACTTCCTATGGGATGAAGGACATGGAACGTCATCTACGGACACACACAG GAGACAAGCCCCATAAGTGTGAAGTTTGTAACAAATGTTTTAGTCGCAAGGATAAGCTGAAGATGCACATGCGGTCTCACACGGGGGTGAAGCCTTACAAGTGTAAGCACTGTGACTAtgcagctgctgacagcagcagcctcaaCAAGCACCAGCGAATTCACTCCAACGAGCGTCCTTTTAAATGCCAGATCTGTCCTTACGCGAGCCGCAACTCCAGCCAGCTAACTGTACATCTCAGGTCCCACACAG GAGATGCTCCTTTCCAGTGTCAGATGTGCCCTGCTAAATTTAAAATCAACTCTGACTTGAAGAGGCACATGCGTGTGCATTCTGGTGAGAAGCCCTACAAATGTGAGTTCTGCGAAGTGCGCTGCGCCATGAAAGGAAACCTCAAATCACACATTCGTATCAAGCACAACATGGAAAATACTCTCAAGTGTCCAGAGTGTGAATTTCAGTgtggaaacaaaacaagcctTCGGCACCACATAAGAACTCACCAGCCTGAACAACCAGTGAAGTGCTCAGAGTGCAACTACTCCTGCTCCAACAAGGCAGCTCTGAAAGTGCACGAGCGAATCCACTGCAAAGATCGGCCCTTCAAGTGTGAATTCTGCAGCTTTGATACCAAGCAGCGGAGCAACCTGACAACTCATGTGAGGAAAGCTCATGGTGACAAAGCCAAGACCAAGAAGCAAACAgtggagaagaaggaaggagataaGCCAAAGCAAGGTGGCTCCAGGCAAGTTGCCAAACTGGATGCTAAGAAAGCATTTAAGTGTGACCTGTGTGACGCTTCCTTTGTCCGAGAAGATTCTCTTAGGAGCCATAAGAAGCAGCACAGTATGTATAACGGATCTAAAAACAATGAACTGGctgtcctgcagctccagaTGGATCCCAGTCGGCAGACCAGTGCCCCAATTACAGTCAGTCACCTACAGGTCCCGCTTCAGGCAGCTCAGGTTTCTCCATACAATGAGGGAAGGGTCAAGATCATTGTGGGTCACCAGGTGCCTCAGACTAGCAATATTGTTCAGACTGCATCAGTGAATGTCGTGCCTCCTACCCTAGTTAGCCAGAATCAGGAAGACCTCTCTGCCAACAGCCGCTTGCAGCTCCTTGGGCAAGTCAGTCTGTTGGCACCACCTCCCCCTCCCATATCTCAAAGCGAAGCAGGGCCTGTGGCACAACCAGCAGTTCTTCTCACAACCCACGACCAAAGTGATGGAAGCGCTTTACATCAGACTCTGATTCCCGCTGCTCCTGTCAGCAGTCACGAGGCTTCAGCAAACCAGGCTTTCATCACCAGCTCTGGAATCAGCTGCTCTGACTTAGAAGGCCTTAATGCTTTGATACAAGAAGGAGCAACTGAAGTGACTGTGGTTAGTGATGGAGGTCAGAGTATTACAGTGTCTACTTCAGCTCCCCCTCCTCCTatcttttcttcatcttctcacACGGAAGCCCCTAAGCAGACTTATTCTATCATTCAGAGTGGAGCCCATACAGCtttgctgtgtccagcagactCCATACCGGATTAG